In the genome of Granulibacter bethesdensis CGDNIH1, one region contains:
- the cas2e gene encoding type I-E CRISPR-associated endoribonuclease Cas2e produces the protein MMVVVVTNAPPRLRGRLAAWLVEVRAGVYVGNYSARTREMIWRQVTEGLETGDAVMVWKAPTDQGYDFLTFGRNRRMPIDFDGLKLVTFLPEKSA, from the coding sequence ATGATGGTTGTGGTTGTCACCAATGCGCCGCCACGCCTGCGTGGCAGACTTGCTGCATGGCTGGTTGAAGTGAGGGCCGGTGTCTATGTCGGCAACTATTCGGCTCGGACGCGTGAAATGATCTGGCGCCAGGTGACGGAAGGTCTGGAAACAGGCGACGCCGTCATGGTGTGGAAGGCCCCAACGGATCAGGGATATGACTTCCTCACTTTTGGTCGCAACCGCCGCATGCCCATTGATTTTGATGGACTGAAGCTCGTAACTTTTCTTCCCGAAAAGTCGGCCTAA
- the cas7e gene encoding type I-E CRISPR-associated protein Cas7/Cse4/CasC, with translation MTTFLQFHLLTTYGPSNPNRDDQGRPKQAIVGGVPRLRMSSQSIKRALRESTFFALDLADHEGKRTKRLYQNLVEHLIRNGVSEGKARSAADQVAAIFGKLEASSKESKNRIGTTLAFISPEEWRLAEELAGKIAAGEKVPAEKELKKMVLRRADGAVDIAMFGRMLAGSSDYNRDAAVQVAHAITTHMAQSEEDWFSAVDDLNTREETGAAHLSETSFGSGVYYQYVCVNCDLLISNLAGDRALAVKGIEALAAALARTTPKGKQNSFAHHPLAHYILAEAGTQAPRDLSGAFFSPVRGERLLEQSVEALEKTRREIDDAYGKVWTSEQKLHVGKGGTLDEITAFVGATVRGA, from the coding sequence ATGACGACTTTTCTGCAATTCCACCTTCTGACGACCTACGGTCCTTCCAATCCCAATCGTGATGATCAGGGGCGCCCAAAACAGGCAATTGTCGGGGGGGTGCCGCGCCTGCGGATGTCGTCCCAATCCATCAAGCGCGCCCTGCGTGAGAGCACCTTTTTCGCCCTCGACCTTGCTGATCATGAGGGGAAACGCACCAAACGGCTGTATCAGAACCTTGTCGAGCATCTCATCAGGAACGGCGTAAGCGAGGGGAAGGCCCGCAGCGCCGCCGATCAGGTCGCGGCGATTTTCGGCAAGCTGGAAGCGTCCAGCAAGGAGTCAAAAAACCGCATTGGTACGACACTCGCCTTCATCTCACCTGAAGAATGGAGGCTGGCGGAAGAACTGGCCGGGAAAATTGCCGCCGGAGAAAAGGTGCCAGCGGAAAAAGAACTGAAAAAGATGGTTCTGCGCCGGGCCGATGGCGCGGTCGATATCGCCATGTTCGGGCGAATGCTGGCGGGCTCGTCTGATTACAATCGCGACGCGGCGGTGCAGGTGGCGCATGCCATCACCACACACATGGCGCAGTCGGAGGAGGACTGGTTCTCCGCCGTCGATGATCTCAACACGCGCGAGGAAACGGGAGCAGCGCATCTTAGCGAGACCTCTTTCGGATCCGGCGTGTATTATCAATATGTCTGCGTGAACTGTGACCTGCTCATCAGCAATCTCGCCGGGGACCGCGCACTGGCGGTGAAGGGGATCGAAGCGCTGGCGGCGGCGCTGGCCCGCACAACGCCGAAGGGTAAGCAGAACAGTTTCGCCCACCACCCGCTTGCGCACTACATTCTGGCCGAGGCCGGAACACAGGCGCCCCGCGATTTGTCCGGTGCCTTCTTCTCGCCGGTCAGGGGAGAGCGCCTGCTTGAACAGTCAGTCGAGGCGCTGGAGAAGACCCGTCGGGAAATTGATGACGCCTATGGCAAGGTCTGGACGTCGGAACAGAAGCTGCATGTGGGCAAGGGCGGCACGTTGGACGAGATCACGGCCTTCGTGGGCGCGACCGTACGGGGGGCATGA
- the cas5e gene encoding type I-E CRISPR-associated protein Cas5/CasD has protein sequence MMQQPFLVFGLAASLGSMGELAGHERRGSLIWPTRSAIIGLMGAALGIERDGDFSALDVLSIDVAIFDAGAPLRDYHTIETIPSAAAKNPNSRPEALRDARGRTNTAITHRDYRTSVFYGIAVRGAGLERIVAALLEPHFTLYVGRKSCPLAAPTGAKIVEAVSAEAALEHLKAPLWRKESVKAHLLVTDDPEGEVVTDVPLDRSSWHFATRRVGLRPVNIMAGG, from the coding sequence ATGATGCAGCAGCCCTTTCTGGTGTTTGGTCTGGCTGCCTCACTTGGCTCGATGGGTGAACTCGCAGGACATGAGCGGCGAGGTTCTCTCATATGGCCTACCCGATCGGCGATCATCGGGCTGATGGGCGCGGCGCTGGGGATCGAGCGGGACGGAGATTTTTCTGCGCTTGATGTCCTGTCGATCGATGTGGCGATCTTCGATGCCGGTGCGCCCCTGCGCGATTACCATACCATCGAGACAATTCCGTCCGCTGCCGCGAAAAACCCGAATTCCCGACCGGAAGCCTTGAGGGACGCGCGCGGCAGAACCAACACGGCCATCACCCACCGTGATTATCGGACCAGCGTGTTTTACGGAATTGCGGTGCGGGGCGCAGGGTTGGAGAGGATTGTGGCGGCGCTGCTGGAACCGCATTTCACGCTCTATGTCGGACGGAAATCATGTCCGCTTGCCGCACCGACGGGGGCGAAGATTGTCGAAGCAGTTTCTGCGGAGGCAGCGCTGGAACATCTGAAAGCCCCTCTTTGGCGCAAGGAATCCGTAAAGGCGCACCTGCTTGTTACTGATGATCCGGAGGGTGAGGTCGTGACTGACGTTCCGCTGGACCGTAGCAGCTGGCATTTTGCCACCCGGCGCGTTGGTCTGCGTCCTGTCAACATCATGGCAGGTGGCTGA
- the cas1e gene encoding type I-E CRISPR-associated endonuclease Cas1e: MSKGSGIPGLAPPKLIPLKDRASLIFVERARLDVLDGAFVAVNADGTRTQIPIGGIAGIMLEPGARISHAAVSFAARTGTLIIWVGEAGVRLYSAGQPGGARSDKLLWQARIALDEAARLRVVRKMYAMRFGEEPPSRRSIEQLRGIEGVRVRESYALLAKQYGVPWKRRLYDPKDWDAGDIPNRCLSAATACLHGLSEAAVLAAGYAPAIGFLHTGKPLSFVYDIADLFKLETVVPEAFRIAGQAAKGRMDMGPDRAVRLACRDMFRRTGLLGRIIPAIEDVLSAADIPRPEPPPEAALPAFDEEKSGDEGHRG; this comes from the coding sequence ATGAGCAAAGGGAGCGGGATTCCCGGTCTTGCTCCGCCGAAACTCATCCCGCTGAAAGACCGGGCCTCTCTGATCTTTGTCGAGCGAGCGCGGCTTGATGTGCTCGATGGAGCCTTCGTCGCCGTCAATGCCGACGGAACACGCACCCAGATCCCTATAGGTGGCATCGCCGGGATCATGCTGGAGCCGGGCGCCCGGATATCACATGCGGCGGTTTCCTTTGCAGCTCGTACAGGGACCCTCATTATCTGGGTCGGCGAGGCAGGCGTGCGGCTCTATTCGGCAGGACAGCCAGGGGGTGCTCGTTCGGACAAACTGCTATGGCAGGCCCGGATTGCGCTTGATGAGGCAGCCCGACTGCGTGTCGTGCGAAAGATGTATGCCATGCGGTTCGGTGAGGAACCACCATCGCGCCGTTCGATCGAACAGTTGCGAGGAATAGAGGGCGTGCGCGTGCGGGAAAGCTACGCGCTTCTGGCAAAGCAGTATGGTGTGCCGTGGAAGCGTCGTCTCTACGATCCCAAGGACTGGGATGCAGGCGATATTCCCAATCGCTGCCTGTCTGCGGCCACTGCTTGTCTGCACGGGTTATCTGAAGCCGCCGTTCTGGCAGCGGGCTATGCTCCGGCTATTGGTTTTCTCCATACAGGCAAGCCTCTGTCATTTGTTTATGATATTGCGGACCTGTTCAAACTCGAAACCGTTGTGCCAGAAGCATTCCGGATTGCCGGACAAGCTGCAAAAGGTCGTATGGACATGGGACCGGACCGGGCGGTTCGCCTGGCCTGCAGGGACATGTTCCGTCGGACGGGACTTCTTGGACGTATTATTCCCGCGATTGAGGACGTTCTTTCTGCTGCGGACATTCCACGTCCCGAGCCCCCACCCGAGGCTGCTCTACCCGCTTTTGACGAAGAAAAGTCTGGCGATGAGGGCCATCGCGGATGA
- the casB gene encoding type I-E CRISPR-associated protein Cse2/CasB: MSREEKGTIAFEWWAEYLKPRGTNTAARALSARLRRADPIKALCEPAVHQLAQALCVSGGERETEKLVRLACLLAEVREDDAAPLAHRLGGKEPVLSRGRFEKLIRAEGENLTDLMRRAIVMADRRCNVGALARDLWYWNDKTRTNWCFGYFHADAPKDDMKETV; the protein is encoded by the coding sequence ATGAGCAGAGAGGAAAAGGGCACCATCGCCTTCGAATGGTGGGCGGAATATCTTAAACCACGGGGCACGAATACCGCCGCCCGCGCACTGTCTGCACGCCTGCGTCGGGCCGACCCGATCAAAGCCCTCTGCGAGCCGGCCGTGCATCAGCTTGCACAGGCACTCTGCGTATCGGGAGGAGAAAGAGAGACGGAAAAGCTCGTCCGTCTGGCATGTCTTCTTGCTGAAGTAAGGGAGGACGATGCCGCACCGCTTGCGCATCGTCTGGGCGGAAAAGAGCCGGTTCTTTCACGCGGACGTTTTGAAAAACTCATCCGTGCGGAAGGTGAAAATCTGACGGACCTGATGCGCCGCGCCATCGTGATGGCCGACCGGCGCTGCAATGTCGGGGCTCTGGCGCGCGACCTCTGGTACTGGAACGACAAAACACGCACAAATTGGTGCTTTGGCTATTTTCATGCCGATGCGCCCAAGGATGATATGAAGGAAACTGTCTGA
- the alaS gene encoding alanine--tRNA ligase, whose protein sequence is MATSNDIRATFLNYFARNGHEVVDSSPLVPRNDPTLLFVNSGMVQFKNVFTGQERRPYSRATTSQKCVRAGGKHNDLDNVGYTARHHTFFEMLGNFSFGDYFKEQAITHAWNVVTREFGLPAEKLLVTVYQDDDDAARLWKSIAGLPEERIIRIASSDNFWRMGDTGPCGPCSEIFYDHGPSIPGGPPGSPDEDGDRFIEIWNLVFMQYEEGPPGTRVNLPRPSIDTGMGLERLAAVLQGKHDNYDTDTLRALIVASAEATGQDPDGPHKTSHRVVADHLRSTSFLMADGVLPSNEGRGYVLRRIMRRAMRHAHLMGMTEPLLYRLVPALVRQMGAAYGELVQAQSLITETLRLEETRFKAMLDRGLAMLSDEVGKLGEGQTLSGDVAFKLYDTYGFPLDLTQDALREQGRAVDVAGFDAAMTEQRRRARAAWSGSGDAAQEGVWFEIRDRVGGTEFLGYSTEKAEAEIIALVANGALTETAPAGTEVAVVLNQTPFYGESGGQVGDTGIITGPNGLRIIISDTQKKLGDVFVHLGRVESGLAQIGQPVEVVVDHQRRSAIRAHHSATHLLHEALRRRLGTHVAQKGSLNAPDRLRFDVSQPTPITRDDLAVVEAEVNALIRQNSPVNTRLMTPEQAVAEGAMALFGEKYGDEVRVVSMGAPVEEGKPAYSIELCGGTHVGRTGDIGLFRITGESAVSAGVRRIEAVTGEAALAQIAEAERRLQETASLLRVAPGDVTTRVASLLEERKKLEAQLADAQRKLATGGAADKVEEVGGVKLAARNLGDVAPKELKGLAEAIARQLESGVVALVSTAEGKASVVVGVTADLTSRFDAVTLVRAASAAVGGKGGGGRPDMAQAGGPDAAQADAALQAVRDAMAA, encoded by the coding sequence ATGGCCACCAGCAACGATATCCGCGCCACGTTCCTTAACTACTTCGCCCGTAACGGGCATGAGGTGGTCGACAGTTCTCCGCTTGTGCCGCGTAACGACCCCACACTGCTGTTCGTCAACAGCGGTATGGTGCAGTTCAAGAACGTGTTCACAGGCCAGGAAAGGCGGCCTTACAGCAGGGCCACGACCTCCCAGAAATGCGTCCGCGCCGGGGGGAAGCATAACGACCTCGATAATGTCGGCTACACCGCCCGGCATCATACTTTCTTTGAAATGCTGGGTAATTTCTCCTTTGGCGATTACTTCAAGGAACAGGCGATCACCCATGCCTGGAACGTCGTTACGCGCGAGTTCGGTCTGCCGGCCGAAAAGCTGCTGGTCACGGTCTATCAGGATGATGACGATGCGGCCCGGCTGTGGAAATCCATCGCCGGATTGCCGGAAGAACGCATTATCCGTATCGCATCCTCTGATAATTTCTGGCGCATGGGCGATACCGGCCCTTGCGGACCCTGTTCCGAAATCTTCTATGATCATGGTCCCTCTATCCCCGGCGGCCCGCCGGGAAGCCCCGATGAGGATGGAGACAGGTTCATCGAGATCTGGAACCTGGTTTTCATGCAGTATGAGGAAGGGCCGCCCGGTACACGTGTAAACCTTCCTCGCCCCTCTATTGATACCGGCATGGGTCTGGAGCGTCTGGCTGCCGTGCTGCAAGGCAAGCACGATAACTATGATACCGACACGCTGCGCGCCCTGATCGTCGCCAGTGCCGAAGCCACCGGGCAGGATCCGGATGGCCCCCACAAGACCAGTCACCGCGTGGTGGCCGACCACCTCCGCTCCACCAGCTTCCTGATGGCGGATGGCGTGCTGCCCTCGAATGAGGGCCGTGGCTATGTGCTGCGCCGTATTATGCGCCGTGCCATGCGCCATGCTCATCTGATGGGCATGACCGAGCCGCTGCTTTACCGTCTGGTGCCCGCGCTGGTGCGGCAGATGGGTGCAGCCTATGGCGAGCTGGTGCAGGCTCAGTCCTTGATTACCGAGACACTGCGGCTGGAGGAAACCCGCTTCAAGGCGATGCTTGATCGTGGTCTTGCCATGCTGTCCGATGAGGTCGGCAAGCTGGGGGAGGGCCAGACGCTCAGCGGGGATGTAGCGTTCAAGCTTTACGACACATATGGTTTCCCACTCGATCTGACTCAGGATGCTCTGCGTGAGCAGGGCCGTGCCGTCGATGTAGCCGGGTTTGATGCTGCCATGACGGAGCAGCGCCGTCGTGCCCGCGCCGCCTGGTCCGGCTCTGGTGATGCCGCTCAGGAAGGCGTGTGGTTTGAAATCCGTGACCGCGTCGGTGGCACAGAGTTCCTCGGCTACTCCACGGAGAAAGCCGAAGCCGAAATCATAGCGCTGGTTGCCAATGGTGCGCTGACCGAGACGGCGCCTGCCGGAACCGAGGTTGCCGTGGTGCTTAACCAGACCCCGTTCTATGGTGAAAGCGGTGGTCAGGTTGGTGATACAGGTATTATCACTGGACCCAACGGGTTGCGCATTATCATTTCCGATACGCAGAAAAAGCTCGGCGATGTGTTCGTGCATCTCGGCCGGGTGGAAAGCGGTTTGGCCCAGATTGGTCAGCCGGTAGAGGTGGTGGTTGATCACCAGCGCCGCAGTGCCATCCGTGCCCATCATAGCGCCACCCATCTGCTGCATGAGGCGCTGCGTCGTCGTCTCGGCACGCATGTAGCGCAGAAAGGCAGCCTGAACGCGCCGGATCGCCTGCGCTTCGATGTCAGCCAGCCAACCCCGATCACCCGTGACGATCTGGCTGTGGTGGAGGCGGAGGTCAACGCGTTGATCCGTCAGAACAGCCCGGTCAACACTCGCCTGATGACGCCGGAGCAGGCTGTGGCCGAAGGAGCCATGGCGTTGTTCGGGGAGAAATATGGTGACGAAGTGCGCGTCGTTTCCATGGGGGCACCGGTGGAGGAGGGCAAGCCAGCGTACTCCATTGAATTATGCGGTGGCACCCATGTCGGGCGTACCGGCGATATCGGGCTGTTCCGCATTACGGGTGAGAGCGCCGTCAGTGCCGGGGTGCGCCGGATCGAGGCGGTGACCGGTGAAGCGGCTCTGGCCCAGATTGCCGAGGCCGAGCGTCGCCTTCAGGAGACTGCATCCCTGCTGCGTGTTGCACCCGGTGATGTCACAACGCGCGTTGCGTCCCTGCTTGAGGAACGCAAGAAGCTGGAAGCCCAGTTGGCCGATGCCCAGCGCAAGCTGGCAACCGGTGGTGCCGCTGATAAGGTCGAGGAAGTCGGCGGGGTCAAGCTTGCCGCCCGTAATCTGGGTGATGTTGCACCCAAGGAACTCAAGGGTCTGGCCGAGGCCATCGCCCGTCAATTGGAAAGTGGTGTCGTCGCGCTGGTTTCCACGGCGGAGGGCAAGGCCAGCGTCGTGGTCGGCGTAACCGCCGATCTGACCAGCCGCTTTGATGCCGTGACGCTGGTGCGGGCTGCCAGTGCGGCTGTCGGTGGCAAAGGGGGTGGTGGCCGCCCGGATATGGCACAGGCCGGTGGACCGGATGCCGCGCAGGCCGATGCGGCCTTGCAGGCTGTGCGGGACGCTATGGCGGCTTGA
- the cas6e gene encoding type I-E CRISPR-associated protein Cas6/Cse3/CasE yields MTLYFSHLRLARNPSARALAVLLRPSESGGRASGERVSAQHHLLWSVFADSEERKRDFLWREERDGSFLTLSARPPLQSDLFQPHRIKSYAPDLAPGARLEFLLRANATRMKRGGKREDVVKAPIDALEQSERAERRMEIASSAGKAWLEQQGEKSGFRVITAIAEDYRQLSLPRLGAIDRNAMTLGILDLSGHLEMTDPALFLTNLAQGFGRAKSFGCGLMIIRRA; encoded by the coding sequence ATGACACTCTATTTCAGCCATCTCCGCCTGGCCCGGAATCCTTCGGCGCGGGCTTTGGCCGTACTACTGCGACCCTCAGAGTCCGGGGGGAGGGCGTCCGGAGAGCGGGTGTCCGCACAGCACCATCTACTCTGGTCGGTGTTTGCTGACAGCGAGGAAAGAAAACGGGATTTCCTCTGGCGGGAGGAGCGGGACGGCAGCTTCCTTACGCTTTCTGCACGTCCGCCGCTTCAGTCCGATCTTTTCCAGCCGCATCGGATCAAGTCTTATGCACCTGACCTCGCACCTGGCGCCCGCCTTGAGTTCCTGCTCCGCGCCAATGCGACCCGTATGAAGCGTGGTGGCAAACGGGAAGACGTCGTCAAGGCGCCCATAGACGCTTTGGAACAGAGTGAGCGTGCGGAGCGTCGTATGGAAATCGCCTCCTCGGCAGGGAAGGCGTGGCTGGAACAGCAGGGAGAAAAAAGCGGCTTCAGGGTTATCACCGCGATTGCCGAGGATTATCGGCAATTGTCGCTGCCACGTTTGGGGGCCATTGACCGCAATGCGATGACGCTCGGGATTCTCGATCTTTCGGGTCATCTTGAAATGACTGACCCGGCGCTTTTTCTCACGAATCTGGCGCAGGGATTTGGCCGGGCGAAATCGTTTGGATGCGGTCTGATGATCATCCGGAGGGCATGA
- the casA gene encoding type I-E CRISPR-associated protein Cse1/CasA, with protein MSLNLIDDQWIPVLCADGSRRVIAPWQMAEPDVVQPDWPRPDLNIACLELLIGLVFLADPPVDGEDWEARRDPDPQRLQEKLAPYAPAFNLVGDGPRFLQDLEPFTGKASSVDMLFIDSAAVETARKNADVMVHRSRYDRLDFPIAAMALYTFQSYAPAGGAGNFTSMRGGGPMVTLVDPERMLWDLVWVNVSCGHSAKMETLPWMRPTRVSHTGQQTLPPDGELFGAEAFFGMPRRLRLTHNEGAVTGVIQKPGGTDYALWKHPLSPYYRKKSGEEWLPKHPRAGHFGYRNWLGVVVKEKGSDLSELALCLREDRIGGGSILVAGWSMDNMKPRDFILSRQRRLSAIPAEAEYRIVDLIQAADAVAVALRNALTPVLAGGEAREAEREEFFRQTETKFLTHVQAIERGEDPAEAWLADLRRQALGQFDAKALPGLNQRDVKAIGRITEGRRYLGLVLAGYGKEGGEIFGALGLPLPKTGKRKAA; from the coding sequence GTGTCTCTCAATCTCATTGACGATCAATGGATTCCTGTTCTCTGCGCGGATGGATCGCGGCGGGTCATTGCACCATGGCAGATGGCGGAACCGGATGTGGTGCAGCCCGACTGGCCGCGTCCTGACCTCAATATAGCCTGCCTTGAACTTCTGATCGGGCTGGTTTTTCTCGCTGATCCTCCTGTTGACGGGGAGGACTGGGAGGCACGACGCGATCCCGACCCACAACGGTTGCAAGAAAAGCTGGCACCCTACGCTCCGGCGTTCAACCTTGTCGGTGATGGGCCGCGTTTCCTTCAGGATCTGGAGCCTTTCACGGGTAAAGCCAGTTCTGTCGATATGCTGTTCATCGACAGCGCCGCAGTAGAAACAGCGCGCAAAAATGCGGATGTCATGGTGCATCGCAGCCGGTATGACCGTCTCGATTTTCCAATTGCGGCAATGGCGCTTTACACATTTCAGTCTTATGCCCCAGCGGGCGGTGCAGGAAATTTTACCTCGATGCGCGGTGGTGGACCAATGGTCACGCTGGTCGATCCGGAGCGGATGCTGTGGGATCTGGTCTGGGTGAATGTGTCGTGCGGACATTCCGCGAAAATGGAAACTCTGCCCTGGATGCGGCCGACCCGTGTTTCCCACACCGGACAGCAGACTCTTCCGCCGGACGGTGAGCTTTTCGGAGCAGAGGCGTTTTTTGGAATGCCCCGCAGGCTGCGTCTCACGCACAATGAGGGAGCGGTAACCGGCGTGATCCAAAAACCAGGGGGCACGGATTATGCGCTCTGGAAACATCCACTCAGCCCCTATTATCGAAAGAAATCCGGCGAGGAATGGCTGCCGAAACACCCTCGCGCCGGACATTTCGGCTATCGCAACTGGCTTGGTGTGGTGGTCAAGGAAAAAGGGAGCGATCTCTCCGAACTGGCATTGTGCCTGCGGGAGGACAGAATTGGTGGAGGCTCCATCCTCGTCGCTGGCTGGTCGATGGATAACATGAAGCCCCGTGACTTCATTCTTTCACGTCAGCGCCGGTTGTCAGCAATACCCGCGGAAGCGGAATACAGGATTGTGGATCTGATTCAGGCGGCTGATGCCGTAGCGGTGGCCCTGCGTAATGCGCTTACGCCTGTTCTTGCTGGGGGCGAAGCGCGGGAAGCCGAGCGGGAGGAGTTTTTCCGTCAGACTGAAACGAAATTCCTCACTCATGTTCAGGCGATCGAGCGTGGCGAAGACCCGGCGGAGGCCTGGCTGGCTGATCTTCGCCGGCAAGCACTCGGACAGTTCGATGCAAAGGCGCTTCCCGGCTTGAATCAGCGGGATGTGAAAGCAATCGGGCGTATCACAGAGGGCCGACGATATCTGGGGTTGGTGCTTGCAGGCTACGGAAAAGAGGGTGGCGAGATTTTCGGAGCGCTTGGTCTTCCGCTGCCGAAAACAGGAAAAAGGAAAGCCGCATGA